The genomic stretch ATAGTAACAGCTGAAGAAATTTTATTGCTTGATCCTTTACGGCAAGAGGTTCTTCCGTTTGTTGAACAATTGAGGCTACAGCTTCCTCACAAGACTCAGCCCAAACTTCTTGGTGGTGGTGGTGATGAACAAGAGTTGCCTGTTCCTGAGGGTGGTGAAGGTTTACCTTCCGAGCTTCCGCTTCCGTTTGAGTTTCAAGTGTTGGAGGTTGCTTTGGAAGTTGTGTGTACATATCTGGATTCCAATGTTGCTGACCTTGAGAGAGGTGCTTATCCTGTGTTGGATGAATTGGCTAGGAATGTTAGTACCAAGAATCTTGAACATGTTAGAAGCTTGAAGAGTAATCTTACTCGATTGCTTGCTCGTGTACAGAAGGTATGTGTGCTGCATAAGTTCCTTCTCTTACAAGTTATAATTAGACCCCTTtgtgttttttgttttttttttgtttttcagTTATTAATCTTTGTTCATGTAAAGAGGTTGCTTTTTGTTCAAAAAAATGTAAAGAGGTTGCTTATTAAGTTACTGAAAACAATTCTTTGATAGCTATAGGTGTTTATGGAAGTTCAACATTTAAGGAGGAAATAATTGCCTACTTAGATTAATATTTGCATTCTTATATTCAACGTCCTCTGTACTTTGTTGGACTTGGATTGGTTGAGATGCCCGTTAAAGTAGTTGTATTACTAAAAGTGCCAACAAAATTCTTTTTGTAGCGATTTTGTACATTACATTGAGACGGTTTAATTTTTTAGGAAGAAGTTACAGATAATTTTTAACTTCTGTGGATTGTGGACATCTGACATATACATCCAATTATGCAATCGTGGGAAAAAGGAAGAAAAGTTATTTCCCTCACACCCCTTTAATTGCCTGATTTTCTGTTACATTGTTAAATAGTCATATTAGCTCTCGAGTAGGAAACTAGTAGAAGCTTCTGTCGATAAAGAAAAATGTTTACCCTGTATAAGCTCATGCATTCTGTTATCATTGAGATATCATACTTTAGAAATTAACGGTCCACTTTTACAGGTGCGAGATGAAATTGAACATCTATTAGATGACAATGAAGACATGGCTCAACTATATTTGACAAGGAAGTGGTTGCAAAATCAACAATTCGAGGCTCAATTGGGAGCCACAACCTCGAATAACCTTTCAATTGTTCGACGATTTAATTCTACTAGAAGTGGAAGTCTTATGACTAGCAACGATGATAATGATGTGGAGGACTTGGAGATGTTGCTTGAAGCATATTTTATGCAGTTGGATGGAACTCGTAACAAGATATTGTCTGTAAGTGTTCATGTGACCAGATTTTTGTCAAATCACGTTCATGTCATTTTTTGAAGAGTAGAATTGTTGCTTTCTATTTATAGATTATATTGTTCTATCTAATTTACAGACATAGTTGGGACTTCTGTTTTCTTACTGCAGAAATTATATTTCATCCTTTTAGTTTTCTCTTGTTTTGTGATGAAGGAAAGTTGGGTTGTTGCCGTTTCACTAAAATAGTACTATATTGCATCCTTTTAGTTTTATCTTGTTTTGGATGGGGGAAAGCTGGGTTGTTGCTGTTTCAGTGAGAGAGTAGCAAGAGCTTGCCCTTAGGTTTCACAAGCTTCCAGAACTTGTCTTTAGATCTCCTTCTGCCGTAGCTATGAATGTTTGTTAGTGGAATTTTAGAGACAGTGATTATGGATTGTGGTACTGGTAGTAGTCCAGTCCAACTTTCTTTTGATTCTGGATTTAGGAAATATAGTATTGTCTAGCTGATGGGAAAATAAGGGGTTGTGACCTAATCAATGATTTCCTTTTCTAATTTGCAACAAAACTCGGAGAATGACTACATCTAAGAACTTTTGGGTTTGGCAAAGTATTTGGGATTTTGAAATGTCAGCTGAATTTGATTGGCATATAAAGTATTATGAGTCTGATTGGAATCTCAAATGTTGATCTGTTTCATTGTTCTTGAGCAGTGTTATGGTTCTTACTTATTGGCTACTGATTTGCAGGTTAGGGAGTATATTGATGACACTGAAGACTATGTCAACATCCAACTTGATAACCATAGGAATGAGCTTATCCAACTGCAGTTGACATTGACAATTGCATCATTTGCTATTGCTATTGAGACATTGATAGCTGGTGCATTTGGTATGAACATTCCATGTTCATTGTACGATAAAAATGGAATATTTTGGCCGATTGTTGGGACTATGACTGCTGTTTCCATATTGCTTTTCCTGCTTGT from Lathyrus oleraceus cultivar Zhongwan6 chromosome 7, CAAS_Psat_ZW6_1.0, whole genome shotgun sequence encodes the following:
- the LOC127108053 gene encoding magnesium transporter MRS2-4, with translation MGKKSKGLFSFRRRSKKSAVPTHSPPHPTAVEIIGSPSDNRLVTKVKKKTGGARLWMRFDRSGKSELVEWEKNTIIRHAAIPARDLRILGPVFSHSSNILARDKAMVVNLEFIKAIVTAEEILLLDPLRQEVLPFVEQLRLQLPHKTQPKLLGGGGDEQELPVPEGGEGLPSELPLPFEFQVLEVALEVVCTYLDSNVADLERGAYPVLDELARNVSTKNLEHVRSLKSNLTRLLARVQKVRDEIEHLLDDNEDMAQLYLTRKWLQNQQFEAQLGATTSNNLSIVRRFNSTRSGSLMTSNDDNDVEDLEMLLEAYFMQLDGTRNKILSVREYIDDTEDYVNIQLDNHRNELIQLQLTLTIASFAIAIETLIAGAFGMNIPCSLYDKNGIFWPIVGTMTAVSILLFLLVLAYAKWKKLLGS